A single window of Nicotiana sylvestris chromosome 3, ASM39365v2, whole genome shotgun sequence DNA harbors:
- the LOC104215681 gene encoding uncharacterized protein, which translates to MVIQLVLRPPVGGRLVKATPIVPNKPNGFSRLCIRNCVIMDPQKSQKLVLDVKERLEREYTDLPLGRNGRDDEEMILWFLEDRKFSVEDAVSKLHKAIRWRHEFGVSDLSEESVKSVAETGKAYVHDCFDVYGRPVLIVEASKHFPQKQDPDEDEKLCVFLIEKALSGLPPGKQDILGIFDLRGFGTENADLKFLTFMFDVFYYYYPRRLGQVLFVDAPFVFKPLWQLVKPVLKSYASLVRFCSAKDVREEYFTEETVPASFRK; encoded by the exons ATGGTAATCCAGTTAGTTCTTAGACCTCCAGTGGGTGGCCGTCTTGTCAAAGCTACTCCGATTGTTCCTAATAAGCCCAATGGATTTTCCAGGTTATGTATTCGGAATTGTGTTATAATGGACCCTCAGAAATCCCAAAAG TTAGTGCTGGATGTAAAGGAAAGACTTGAAAGGGAATACACAGATCTCCCATTGGGAAGAAATGGAAGAGATGATGAGGAGATGATTTTATGGTTCCTGGAGGATCGCAAATTCTCAGTTGAAGATGCTGTTTCTAAGCTGCATAAAGCCATT AGATGGCGTCATGAATTTGGTGTATCAGACTTGTCAGAAGAGTCAGTTAAAAGTGTTGCTGAAACCGGAAAAGCATATGTGCATGACTGTTTTGATGTCTATGGAAGACCGGTCCTGATAGTGGAAGCATCAAAGCATTTTCCACAG AAGCAGGATCCTGATGAAGATGAGAAGTTATGTGTCTTTCTAATTGAGAAGGCATTGAGCGGTCTTCCCCCTGGTAAACAAGATATACTTGGTATATTTGATCTGAGAGGGTTTGGAACGGAGAATGCAGATCTTAAGTTCCTTACTTTTATG TTTGACGTATTCTACTACTATTATCCAAGACGGCTGGGTCAGGTTCTTTTTGTTGATGCTCCTTTTGTCTTCAAACCATTATGGCAGCTTGTCAAACCTGTGCTCAAGTCATACGCTTCATTG GTGAGATTTTGTTCAGCGAAGGATGTCAGAGAGGAGTATTTTACAGAAGAGACAGTCCCAGCTAGTTTTAGAAAATGA